Below is a window of Candidatus Acidiferrales bacterium DNA.
GCAAGTTTGTGCGACGCTTGCGTCAGCTGATCCACCGCTGCATTGAGTTTTTCCGCGCCGCCCTCGGCGAGCGCCCGCTTGGCTACTTCGATCGCCTCTTCCGCCGCTTTGACGTCTGCTTCCGCGAGCTTGTCGCGATTTTCGCGAATCAACTTTTCCGTCTGATATGTGAGATTGTCGCAACGATTGCGCGCTTCAGCTTCAGCGATTTTGGCCTTGTCCTCGTCCGAGTGCGACTCCGCCTCCTTGCGCATCCGTTCAGCTTCTTCCTTGCTAAGGCCAGTCGATGCTGTGATGGTGATCTTTTGCTCCTTGTTCGTAGCCATATCCTTCGCCGATACGTTCAAAATGCCGTTCGCGTCAATATCGAACGTGACTTCGACCTGCGGAACGCCGCGCGGCGCGGGAGGAATCCCGATGAGATGGAATTTTCCGAGCGTGCGATTGCCGCTGGCGACAGGCCGTTCGCCTTGCAGTACGTGAATCTCAACCGACGTCTGATTGTCAGACGCCGTCGAGAACATTTCCGCTTTACGCGTCGGAATCGTCGTATTGCGCGGGATGAGCACAGTCATCACGCCGCCCATCGTTTCGACGCCCAGCGAAAGCGGCGTCACGTCGAGCAGCAGAATGTCCTTCACTTCCCCGCCGAGCACTCCGCCCTGAATCGCCGCGCCGACCGCGACCACTTCGTCCGGATTAACGCCCTTGTGCGGTTCTTTGCCGTTGAAGAGGCTCTTGACGATGTCCACCACGCGCGGAATGCGCGTCGAACCCCCGACCAACACCACTTCGTCAATTTTGTCTGGTGTGATCCCCGCGTCGGAAAGCGCCTGCTTCACCGGCCCAACCGTGCGCTGCAGCAAATCCTCCATCAAGCGCTCCAGCGTTGCGCGGTTCAACTTCAAAACCAGATGTTTCGGCCCGGAGGCATCCGCCGTGATAAACGGCAAATTGATTTCCGTCTCCTGCAACTGCGATAGTTCGATCTTGGCCTTCTCGGCTGCTTCCTTCAGGCGCTGCAAAGCCATGCGGTCTTTTGTCAGATCGATATTCGGATTGTCTTTTTTGAATTCGGCAGCAATCCATTCGACGACTTTCTGGTCGATATCATCGCCGCCCAGATGTGTATCGCCGTTCGTTGATTTCACTTCGACGACGCCTTCACCGACCTCCAATATCGAAATGTCAAACGTCCCTCCGCCCAAGTCATAAACAGCAATCGTCTCGTCTTTCTTCTTGTCGAGGCCGTACGCCAGCGCTGCCGCGGTCGGCTCGTTGATGATGCGCAGCACTTCCATGCCCGCGATTTCGCCAGCTTGCTTGGTGGCTTGGCGCTGCGCGTCGTTGAAATACGCCGGAACTGTGATCACCGCTTTGCTCACTTTTTCGCCAAGAAAATCCTCCGCGGCGGTCTTCAGTTTCTGCAAAATCATGGCGGAGATTTCCGGCGGGCTATACGTCTTGCCGGAGATTTCCACGCGGGCATCGTCATGCGGGCCACGGACGACTTTATACGGCAAGCGCTTCATCTCCTCGCCAACTTCGTCATAGCGCCGGCCCATGAACCGTTTGATCGAGTAGACAGTATTCTCCGGATTCGTGATCGCCTGCCGCTTGGCTACCTGGCCAACCAGACGCTCACCAGTCTTCGTGATCGCTACCACAGAGGGCGTTGTGCGCGCGCCTTCCTGATTGGGGATGACGGTCGGCTCCCCTCCCTGCATAACGGCCACAACGGAGTTCGTCGTGCCGAGGTCAATTCCGATAATCTTGCTCATTGGTGATGCCCCTCCTGGGTCTTAATGACTCACATTGAAATTCGCCGAATCATAGCTATATGCTTACAGGAGTGCATTCTACACATTGAGCATGCTGTTGTCAAGTTTATTGAATGCGCTCGTATTATATTGTCGCGGAAGCACTTAGCCGCCACCGTCACATCTCTCTTCACCTTATCGATCCCCAAGCCAATAGATTCCATTGCGCAAGCATCGCGTTTCACTGCGCCCAGCATCTCACGTCGAAGCGTTCAAGGCTTTTCAATCTTGACAAGGGTTTTGGAATTCGAATTACTGCGGTTCCCGATTCGCGCTAGAATAAGGCTTCGTTTGGATCTCATTCGGAGGAACAGTTGAGTCGCACTAGCCTACGATTTCTAACGATAGTATCCGCTGCATTCTTGCTGACAATCGCGCTGGACGCCTTGCCTGTTCCCAAGGGCCCGCAAAAGTCAGCGACCACGCAGCCCACTGATCTTTCATCTCAAAAGTCTCTCGGCTTGCCAAGTGCGCCCATCAAAATAGAAGTCTTCGACGACTACGAATGTCCTTCCTGCGGTATGTTTTACGAGCAAACTCTCAAGCCAATGATCGACAGCTACGTCGCCGAGGGAAAAGTGTATTTGATTCATCGCGATTTCCCTCTGCCTATGCACGAGTATTCGCGCCAAGCGGCTCGCTGGGTGAATGCCGCGGCGCGTATCGGAAAATTCGAGGCTGTCGAGCGAGCGCTTTTTGATAATCAAATGGCGTGGTCAGAATACGGAACCGAGAATCCCAAGGGAAACATCAAGCCGATTGTGAAAGGTGCGTTGACGGCCGCCGAATTCGAGCGCGTGGATCGCCTGATGGAAGGTTGCGAATCGGATTCACACGATGAGCTCAAGGGCTGCGCTGTGGATGCCGCAATTCAGCACGACATTGCCATCGGCCAGTTGGTTCCAGTCACGCAGACTCCCACATTCATCATCACGTTCCGCGGGCAGCAGTATCCTCCGGGCGCGGGCGCGATTTCGTGGCCGCTGATGAAGCAGTTCTTCGACCAGCTCCTCAGCCAAAGGTAACCGCATGACGCTACCTGGCCGCTCAACAAACGAAAATCCCAGTCGCCATCACCTTCGGACACTAGGAATTGCCTCGGCGGCCGCGTTTCTCTGCCTGCTTCCCATTTTGTCTGTGCAATCGGTTTTCTCCCAGACTCCTGCCGAATTGGCGCGCTTTACCGCAGAGAAATCCCTTGGCAATCCGAATGCACCGATCAAGATGGAAGTGTTTGACGACTATGAATGCCCCACTTGCGATGAGTTCTACGAGAATACGCTCAAAGTCATGATCGATACTTATGTTGCCGAAGGAAAGGTCTACTTGATTCATCGCGATTTCCCTATTCCCGGCCATCTGTATTCCCGCCGGGCCGCGCGCTGGGTAAATGCAGCGGCGCGCATCGGCAAATTCGAAGCCGTGGAACGGGCTCTCTTTGACAATCAAATGGCCTGGTCGGAGTACGGCACAGAGAATCCCAAGGGCGTCATGGAGCCGTTTGTCAAAGAGGCGCTGACGCCTGCCGAGTTTGAACGAGTTCAGAGATTAATGAAGGGCTGCCTGGTCAATACGCAGGAAGAAATCAAAGGCTGCGCCCTCGATGCCGATATTCAGCATGATGTCGCGCTCGGCGAATTGATTCCGGTCAATGGAACTCCTACTTCGATTATCACCCATCGTGGCGAGCGCTATCCTCCGATTGTCGGCGCGATGTCTTGGCCCCTGCTGAGGGAGTTTTTTGACCAGCTCCTGAGCCAGAAATAATCCCATGCCCACTGCCACACAATGGACGAAAGGCCGCATCTTGCTTCTGATTGGCCGGCTGGCTTTGGCAGTCATATTTCTTGCCGCAGCTTACGGCAAACTCCGCCCGTTGAATGCCACGCCTTGGACCTTGCGCTCACTGGAAGTCACGCCGTCGTCCCTCAATTTATCCATGACGTTTTTCGCCATGCAGGTCGATTCGTATCAGATATTGCCTGCCTGGGCTGTTTCGCCCTTTGCGCATACCCTGCCGTGGCTGGAATTGGCTGTGGGATTGCTTCTTCTCGCGGGATTTGCACTGCCCTACGTGTGCATTGCGGCGACTCTCCTGCTCACGATGTTTTACGGCGTCGTGATCCGCTCTTACGCACTGCATCTCGCTATCAATTGTGGTTGTTTCGGTCCGAATGAGAAGCTCGACACGTGGACGCTGGTGCGCGATGGCCTTTTTTTTGTCTTCGGCATCGCCGTAACCATCGGTGCATTCGTCATGCGCAAGCGGAATCGTCCAGCGGTTTCTTCTTCCACTCGAGCCGAACTGTCCGCGCAATAATTTTGCTGTCCCTCGGCCGTCGCTGCGCCGTATGATTCGCACAAGCCGCGATGAAAACTCTAGATGAATATCTCGAACTGGCCGCACAGGCGCACGGTCACATCTGCGCAGGACAAATCCTCGGAGTGCGTCTGGCGATGCTGGGGCTGCGCGAAATTGGCATCGAAGATCCTGAGCGTGAGCGCAAGCGTTTCGTCACGTACGTTGAGATTGATCGCTGCGCAACGGATGCTGTGGCTCTCGTCGCAGGCTGTCGCCTCGGCAAGCGCAGTTTGAAATTTCTCGACTGGGGCAAAATGGCCGCCACGTTCGTTGATTTGCAAACCGGCCGCGGCGCGCGAATCGTAGCGCGGGAAGATTCCAAAACCCGCGCTCAGGAAATGTTTCCGGCACTGGACAAAGAGCACGCGCAGCAAAACGCATACCGCATACTTTCGGACGAAGAGTTGTTCGATAAAAGCATCGTGCGCGTGGAAGTGCCCGCCGAGGATTTGCCGGGCTTCAAAGCTCCGCGCGTGATCTGCGAAAAATGCGGCGAAGGAATCAACTTCAAGCGCGAAGTGGTCGTCGCCGGCCGTACGCTCTGCCGCGGCTGCGCCGGAGCAAGCTACTACTCTCTTCATCCATAGTTCTTCCCATCAGATTTTGCGGTGAGTCATCGGCAGTCCGAAGATGCTATTTCATTGGCCAGAGTCGCGCCCCAAGATAGAATAGCCGCCTTTTTGAAGTCGGGCCGAGCGGACAAAGTGAGATTTGCCTGCGCGAATTTTTGAGAAGGAGAAGATAACCATGCGAATCAAATTTCTAGCGCCGCTTATACCGATTCTTGCACTCCTGTGCGTGGCCGCGACAGCCGACGCGCCGGCTCCCTTCACGCTGCACGACCTCGGCAACGGCGCATGGGCGGCCATTGACAATCCCGATGCGAAAGCCGCGCGCGCG
It encodes the following:
- the dnaK gene encoding molecular chaperone DnaK, producing MSKIIGIDLGTTNSVVAVMQGGEPTVIPNQEGARTTPSVVAITKTGERLVGQVAKRQAITNPENTVYSIKRFMGRRYDEVGEEMKRLPYKVVRGPHDDARVEISGKTYSPPEISAMILQKLKTAAEDFLGEKVSKAVITVPAYFNDAQRQATKQAGEIAGMEVLRIINEPTAAALAYGLDKKKDETIAVYDLGGGTFDISILEVGEGVVEVKSTNGDTHLGGDDIDQKVVEWIAAEFKKDNPNIDLTKDRMALQRLKEAAEKAKIELSQLQETEINLPFITADASGPKHLVLKLNRATLERLMEDLLQRTVGPVKQALSDAGITPDKIDEVVLVGGSTRIPRVVDIVKSLFNGKEPHKGVNPDEVVAVGAAIQGGVLGGEVKDILLLDVTPLSLGVETMGGVMTVLIPRNTTIPTRKAEMFSTASDNQTSVEIHVLQGERPVASGNRTLGKFHLIGIPPAPRGVPQVEVTFDIDANGILNVSAKDMATNKEQKITITASTGLSKEEAERMRKEAESHSDEDKAKIAEAEARNRCDNLTYQTEKLIRENRDKLAEADVKAAEEAIEVAKRALAEGGAEKLNAAVDQLTQASHKLAEALYRAQAASGAAAGAQPGPGSTGQGAAADSNPKPGQGEVVDAEYVDVDESKKPN
- a CDS encoding thioredoxin domain-containing protein, whose translation is MSRTSLRFLTIVSAAFLLTIALDALPVPKGPQKSATTQPTDLSSQKSLGLPSAPIKIEVFDDYECPSCGMFYEQTLKPMIDSYVAEGKVYLIHRDFPLPMHEYSRQAARWVNAAARIGKFEAVERALFDNQMAWSEYGTENPKGNIKPIVKGALTAAEFERVDRLMEGCESDSHDELKGCAVDAAIQHDIAIGQLVPVTQTPTFIITFRGQQYPPGAGAISWPLMKQFFDQLLSQR
- a CDS encoding thioredoxin domain-containing protein, whose product is MTLPGRSTNENPSRHHLRTLGIASAAAFLCLLPILSVQSVFSQTPAELARFTAEKSLGNPNAPIKMEVFDDYECPTCDEFYENTLKVMIDTYVAEGKVYLIHRDFPIPGHLYSRRAARWVNAAARIGKFEAVERALFDNQMAWSEYGTENPKGVMEPFVKEALTPAEFERVQRLMKGCLVNTQEEIKGCALDADIQHDVALGELIPVNGTPTSIITHRGERYPPIVGAMSWPLLREFFDQLLSQK
- a CDS encoding MauE/DoxX family redox-associated membrane protein — protein: MPTATQWTKGRILLLIGRLALAVIFLAAAYGKLRPLNATPWTLRSLEVTPSSLNLSMTFFAMQVDSYQILPAWAVSPFAHTLPWLELAVGLLLLAGFALPYVCIAATLLLTMFYGVVIRSYALHLAINCGCFGPNEKLDTWTLVRDGLFFVFGIAVTIGAFVMRKRNRPAVSSSTRAELSAQ
- a CDS encoding FmdE family protein produces the protein MKTLDEYLELAAQAHGHICAGQILGVRLAMLGLREIGIEDPERERKRFVTYVEIDRCATDAVALVAGCRLGKRSLKFLDWGKMAATFVDLQTGRGARIVAREDSKTRAQEMFPALDKEHAQQNAYRILSDEELFDKSIVRVEVPAEDLPGFKAPRVICEKCGEGINFKREVVVAGRTLCRGCAGASYYSLHP